The genomic DNA GTGTATCAAACTAAATCTCAGCCCTTTATTATTTTTGCAACTGAAAACCCCAAAGACAATCACTTAAATACAGTAGTTGTAAATCCAAACTTGTGAAGGGAGCTTGATGGAATCTGTAGTATCAAAAACCTCAATTCTTTCTTCTCTCTATTTCGACATTCGATTCCCAAAACTCTCATCCTCACATTTATCTTCCTATCCACCTAAAAACCCTCTTAAATCCAAACATTTTTACATTTACTCGGTACTTCCAAACAAGACCAACCGCAACAATACTATCTCCAAATCCCATATCAAGAAATCTATTAAATCCCCAAATCAAGTTAACCCGTCTCGCTCAAACACCCATATTCCTATAAATGTCGATTTTATTGGTTTATGCAGTGAAGGTAAGATTGAACAAGCCCTTGACTTTATGTCTCAGGGTGTTCATGTCCAACGCCCTGTTTTCCAACTTCTTTTGGATTCTTGCAAGAATTCCAGGTCTCTTGAACTGGGAAAGAAGGTTCATAAGTTCTTCATTCGATCGCCTTTTAAAGGCGATGCTGAGTTGAATTATAAGTTGATTGAAATGTATGTCAAATGTGGGGCTATGAGAGATGCACGGAGGATATTTGATAGAATGCGTGACACAAATATGTGGTCTTGGCATTTGATGATATATGGGTATACCAGTAATGGACAGGGTGATGATGGGTTGCTACTGTTTGAGAAAATGAAGGAGGCGGGGTTGCGACCTAACGAGGATACTTTCGTTGTTGTTCTCTTGGCTTGTGCTAGTTCGGAAGCTGTTGAAAAGTGTTTAGTGTATTTTAAGTCGATGAAGAATGATTACGGAATTGTTCCGGGATATGAGCATTATTTAGGCGTGGTTGATGTTCTTGGAAAATCTGGTCATTTGAATGAAGCTGTGGAGTTTGTGGAGAATATGCCAGTTGAGCCCACACCTGAAATTTGGGAAGCTTTGGCAAATCTTGCACGAATACATGGGGATATCGAGCTTGAAGATCGGGCTGATGAGATGTTGGCATTTTTTGATCCCTCTAGAGAAAGTGTTGATAAACTACCTGCGCCTCTACCAAAGAAGCATTCAGCTCCGAATATGCTTCAAGGAAAGAATAGGGTTAGTGAATATCGGAGTCCGAATCCATACAAAGGAGATGGTTCTGAGAAATTTAAAGGCCTGAATGGACAGATGAGAGCAGCTGGGTATGTGCCAGACACAAGATATGTGCTTCATGACATTGACCAGGAGGCTAAAGAACAGGCGTTGATGTATCACAGTGAACGTCTGGCCATTGCATACGGTTTAATTAGTACTCCGGCAAGGACCACCCTCAGGATCATCAAGAACTTGAGAATATGTGGCGACTGTCACAACGCGATAAAAATAATGTCCAAGATTGTCGGCAGGGAACTGATTGTGCGTGACAATAAAAGATTCCATCACTTCCGAGATGGTATATGTTCATGTGGAGATTACTGGTAAAAATGTACTATCGAATTATAACTATACAGTTAAGGTATAGATTTTTGGAAATATCATAAGCTTTGTGGAATTGTAAATTGTGTATTTATAAATTTACAGCTCAATACTTGAGATGAAGAAATTTACATGCAGCCATAAATTTGTGCAAATGACCAAAACAAACATTGTAAAAGACCAAAACAAACATTGTAAAAGTTCAGCAGTTACCGTTAAACAAATTTTAAGCTAGAGGTATGTGTATATGTAAAGCTTCTTCTCAGTTCAACTGCAATGGTCTGTTAGTGTCATAAACATCTTATACGGTTCAAGACTAGTAAGGTAAATGATTAAAATCATGAATAGCAAACAGCAGTCATATATGATCACATGATTCTGTTCCACTGGCACAAgagtaaaaagaaaaggataTTAATTTCAAAAAAACTTTATTCTAAAGGAGGCTTCTGCCAAATTTTTTATTCGTCGACAGTTGAACCTAATTATTTACAGTTTTACACTCATATGTCATATCCGTATCCTATAAAAAAAATGTCTCCACCATTCATCAGAATTACAAATTATGTACTTGGGGAGCGGGTTTCCTAGAGTCCAAAGGAGCCACCGGACAGTACATACGACAACCTTTGTTGTCTCAACAAATTCAAGAATATTAATCTATACCTTAAGAATAGCAGCCTGCCTAATGGTTGTGTTAAATCACCAAAAGATGGAATGTACAAATCAGATGACCTCCTTGGTATTGATTAAAGCATCTTCCGGAATTGGTTGCTGTTAGGATTGCAAGGATGCTTGTTGCTTGCTTGATTGATTTGTCACTAATTCGATGCCAGCTTCATCTCGAGATGGCACTCTGAGGAATGCTTTCATGGTATCATAAACAGTAAAGCCAATTGCAACTGATGGTACAACCTGTAACATGTTTACATAGGAAATTTCAAATTATAAGCAAGAGACAAAAGAAAATAAGCATCCATGTTACAGGCATTTTTCTGACCTTCAGGTAATTAATACTGAGCCCCGAAAATAATTGCTTGTATCCTTGCTTTCGAACTATCATAACAAGGCTGTCCATTGTACCTTTCAATTCTGCGCTATTAGAAGCGGAGAGTTGCTGGACCTGTATAGAACTTAACATTAAAGTACCTAGTATTGCTGCCTCTACATTGTAGATGTA from Apium graveolens cultivar Ventura chromosome 5, ASM990537v1, whole genome shotgun sequence includes the following:
- the LOC141724664 gene encoding pentatricopeptide repeat-containing protein At2g15690, mitochondrial-like, whose protein sequence is MESVVSKTSILSSLYFDIRFPKLSSSHLSSYPPKNPLKSKHFYIYSVLPNKTNRNNTISKSHIKKSIKSPNQVNPSRSNTHIPINVDFIGLCSEGKIEQALDFMSQGVHVQRPVFQLLLDSCKNSRSLELGKKVHKFFIRSPFKGDAELNYKLIEMYVKCGAMRDARRIFDRMRDTNMWSWHLMIYGYTSNGQGDDGLLLFEKMKEAGLRPNEDTFVVVLLACASSEAVEKCLVYFKSMKNDYGIVPGYEHYLGVVDVLGKSGHLNEAVEFVENMPVEPTPEIWEALANLARIHGDIELEDRADEMLAFFDPSRESVDKLPAPLPKKHSAPNMLQGKNRVSEYRSPNPYKGDGSEKFKGLNGQMRAAGYVPDTRYVLHDIDQEAKEQALMYHSERLAIAYGLISTPARTTLRIIKNLRICGDCHNAIKIMSKIVGRELIVRDNKRFHHFRDGICSCGDYW